GAGTTTAATAAGGACAGGGATAAGTATTTACGAATGCCTAAAGGAATTTATACAGGATTCAAGGCAGATATAGAGATTTGTCCCGAGAGTGGACTTATAGCACTCCTTGGTTATCCTGCCAGAGCTGCGAAAGCGAAGAATCATGAATATAAGATTTTCGATCTTATTTATATCAATAAGCAAGGCTGTTTAGTGAAGTTAAATCAAAAGGATGTGCTGGATGTATTAACCCATCATAAGGATAAGAGCCGGTTTGTACCGGATGAGATAGATAGGGGTGAAAAATCGGCCATTGAGGAATTGGTTAACTCGCTAAAAAGTTGGCTAGACAGCCAAGCATACGAAGAACAGGTTCAAGAAGATGGTTCAACTAAGAAAGTGATGGGAAAGGAAATCAGGGATCTTTTATCTAAACTCAGAAAAGGAGACAAAGATGCGCTGACACGAGTGAAGGAAAATGTAAAGGTGGATGAAAAATATCAACTGGATAATTTCGATTTAATAACCTGGTTTCTGGTTTCATAGAGAAAAAGAATACAGGAAATAATGCAACATAGCCTGCAAAACATAGAAGAGTTAGAAATAAATTAAAGAATCTCGATAATGGATAGCATTAAGTTTTTTAGCGAATTACCTTTTATAGTTGCACTAAAATCGTTTTTTAACGATTTAAAAGTTCCCATGAATTATGTGGCTGACGAGCCTACAACAGCTAAAGACATTCTTAAAGATACTTATAAGGATAATGATACTTTCCAGTTGATTAATGATGTTTATTTTGTTGGGATGGTCGATGATGCCGCATTTGATGGCAATCAATCACTCGATGTAGAGAAAATTAAATCAGACTACGACGGTATTCTGATTTTTGGTATTACGCTGAAAGAACGCCCCAATGGGTTATTTCCCACCCGTTCCCAATTGGCTGAAATATCAAGGGCTTTTAATCGTGAGTTTTATTATACACCTGTAGTAGTGGTATTCAAGTATAATGATCATTTAGCTTTTGCCAATACGGAGCGGTTGAAATATAAACAGGAATGGAGAGAAGGTGAAAAGGCTGGAAAAGTGAGCTTATTGAGAGATGTTAGTATTAATCAACCTCATTCCGGACATTTGCGTATTCTCCGAGAATTGAAGGTTCCAACTACAGGAACTAAACGAATTGATTCTTTTGCTGCATTGTACCTATATTGGCAGGAAGTTTTTAGTGTCAATGTTCTCAACAAGAAATTCTATCTGGAACTTTCCAACTGGTATTTCTGGGCTATAAAACATGTAATCTTTCCCGGAAAACCGACGATGGAAGAAGCCATAAAAAAGAATGCTAATATTGATGACTTAATTCTAGAACATAAAGCAATAAATGTGATTCGTATGCTTACACGTTTGCTTTTTGTTTGGTTTATAAAAGAAAAGAAACTGATACCCGAAGAGTTATTTGAGTTGGAGGTACTTCAGAAAAAAATCCTTAAAGACATATCTCCTTATCATGAATATGGACTCTTTACGGAAAGAAGTGTTGAAGGTATCTATTACAAAGCCATACTACAAAATCTTTTTTTCGCCACTTTAAACTGTCCTATCAAAGCGGATAATATTGACAAGAGAAGTCGAGGCTTCAGGAATCAGGATCAGAATTATGGCGTTACATTCTTGATGAGGCACGAACAGTATTTTAAAGATAAAGATGCATTTTTAGAACTCGTCAATAGCAAGGTTCCTTTCCTGAATGGTGGTTTATTTGAGTGTTTGGATGAAAGGGGAGTTGGCGAAAAAAAAGATGAACGGACCTGGATTGATGGTTTTTCTGATAACCTACCTAAAGATCAGAAGTTGGTAGTCCCGGATTATTTGTTTTTTGGTCTTGAAGAAGAAACCGATTTAAGTGATGTTATAGGTATAAATGACAAAAAATACAAACGTGCTGCGGTAAAAGGGTTGATCAATATTCTGAAATCCTATAAATTTACCATTACGGAAAACACTCCTATCGAAGAAGATGTGGCTCTTGATCCTGAATTATTAGGAAAAGTTTTCGAAAATTTACTAGCAAGCTATAATCCTGAAACAAAAACTACTGCTCGAAAACAAACAGGTTCATTCTATACACCACGAGAAATCGTTAGTTATATGGTAGATGAAAGTTTGATTGCATATCTCAAAAATGCGATTAAAGAATGGAATGGGCTGGATGATAATTCTTTGGATAAAGCACTCAGATCTCTTATTTCTTTTGATAGTAAAGATTATCTTCTAAATAATCCTGATTTAAAAAAAGAAATAATTTCCAAACTCAATACCTGTACTATACTTGATCCAGCCTGTGGTTCAGGAGCATTTCCAATGGGGATATTGCAGAAAATGGTACATATTCTACAAAAGCTTGATCCTGATAACGATACATGGAAAGAAGTGCAATTAGAAAGAGCATACGAAGAAAGCAAGGCTGCATTTGAAATAGAAGATAAGCACACTCGGGAAGAGCGTCTATTGGAAATAAATGAAGTTTTCGACCAAAACGTTAATGATCCTGATTATGCACGTAAATTATACTTGATAGAGAACTGTATTTATGGAGTAGATATACAACCCATAGCTATTCAGATTGCCAAGTTACGTTTCTTTATCTCTCTAGTTGTAGAACAACGAGTAAACCCCAATAAAGTAAATTTTGGCATACGCCCTTTGCCTAACTTAGAAACCAAATTTGTAAGCGCAAATACTTTAATAGGGATAGAAAAACCAAGCGCACAGCTAAGCTTATATGATACTAAAGAAGTGAGAATTCTGGAATCTGAACTTAAGAAAGTGCGTAGCAAACTTTTTGGAGCAAAAAGTAAGGAAACAAAGCTTAAGCATCGGAAACGTGATGAAGAACTTAGGAATGCGATTGCAAATGAACTGGAAAAAAGTGGATGGAAGAGTGATACTGCCAAAAAATTAGCTAGTTGGGATCCTTATAATCAAAATGCGTCTTCAAACTTTTTCGACCCGGAATGGATGTTTGATATTAAAGATGGTTTTGATGTGATAATCGGAAATCCACCTTATATTAATGCAAATGAATTGAAAAAGAGACTTGGAGAATATGATTACGAATTTTTAAAATCAGGTTTTGTTTCTGCGAAAGGTACAATAGATATATATATACTATTTTTCGAATTTGGACTAAGGAATTTAAGTGAAATTGGTCATTTGATTTATATTACACCAAATCGATATCTTTCTGCAAGTTATGGAGAAGCATTACGTGGATTGATTCATGACCAATATTCAATAATAAGTATCTCTGATTTTTCAAGTGTGAAAGTTTTTGAGGCGGCCTCAACATATCCAATAGTGTCTTTAATCGGAAACTCTAAGCAAAGAAGACCCATAAGTATCAAAGAATTTAATGATAAATTCGAGATAAATAAAGAATGGGAAAATCAGTTTTCTGACTTGAATCTTCTTCCAGGAAAAATTTGGGGATTTCTTCTAAACAGTAAAATTGATATTGTGAAAATAATGATTTCTAAGGACCAATCTTTATCTTCTTGCGGAATTATAAATGCAACTTCTACTGCAAAAGAAGCTGATGAGTACCATGATTTAATTAATGAAAAAAAAGGGCTTAAGTTAATTAATACTGGCACCATTGATCGATTTTTACCACTTTGGGGTAAAAGCACATTAACAGACAAAGGATCAACTTTTTTAAAACCTTATCTTGATATAGATAGCAGAAAGATCTCTATGGCAAGGAAAAAGCTTTATCAAAGTCCTAAAATTATATTCGCAAAGATTGGTTTGAGAACGGAAGCCTTCTTTGATCAAAATGGGGAGTTTGCTTCTATAAATACAAATTGTATTCATTCATTTAAAACAGAATATCATCCAAAATATATTACTCTTTGGGTGAATTCGCTTTTATATCAATTTTTATTTAGTTGTTTTTTTGAGGGTTTAAAAATGGCAGGGGGATATCTTTTATATTCAGCTCCAAATTTAAAAAGCACATACATAAAGAAACCCTCACATGCAGAAACAAATGTTGCTATAAATTTGTATGATTTTCAGATTTGGTGTCTTCAAAATAATAATTCTATTAATATTGATACAATAATTGATGGTTACTTCTTCAATCTCTACTTCCCAGACCATATGAACGAGCGAGAAATAAATATTATTGAATTTGTGGAACAGGACATTGTGGAGGTAATGCAAGGAAGGGAATTTGATAAAATGAATAATGAGGAAAAAGAAAAAGTAATAGAACAACTTTCTGGAAAATGGAATCATCCTGATAATGGGATTAATAATCGTATTAAACTATTTGCTGTACGTAGTCCAGAGATTTTAAGACCAATCTTGGAAGGATAATGAAAAGAATTAAAGAAATTAAGATTAAGAACTTCAAAGCTTTTCAACAAGAACAAATTTTTCCTGTAAATGGAAAACATGTATTAGTTTATGGGAATAATGGTTCCGGAAAATCATCTTTGTTCTGGGCTTTGTACACTATGTTGCAAAGTAGCATCAAAAATGACGATGGTGTGAAGAAGTATTTCGAGAAATATGATGAATCAAATAAAAGTACCCATCAGACGTTGAAAAATGTTTTTATGAATGAAAATGAAGATTCATACATAAAATTGACAGCTATTGACACGGATACATTCCATGAGCAAACATATACTATTTCTTATGACGTTATCAACACAAACGAAGATACAGACCCGCTTATAAGGGAACTGAATATTGCAAGTGATTTTATTAATTATAAGTTATTGCACAACTTTTATCGTGCATCACACAAACACGAAGTAAATCTTTGGCCGGTCTTTGAAAGGGATATTTTTCCTTTTCTTACAGAAGGAACAAAAAATTGGTTAGAGGATATTATAAAGTTCCAAACATCAGATATTCCGAGAACTCCTAAAGGAGCAGCGGTTTCTCGAAGCAGAAAACAAAGATATATTGAAGGCATTGATGATTTAAATACAAGAGTCCAATTATTACTTACAAGTATAGCGGATAGTGCAAATTTTATTTTGAAGAATCATTTCTATAATGGTCAGGATGTTATCCGCATTTCTCTAAGTTTTGAAGGGAAATTTAAATTCAATTTAATCAAAGAAAGAATATGGGATGATAAAAAACAAGGTCAAAGGCATGATGAATTGCGCATAAAACTTGGAGTAGAAATATATGATGAGACCTATCCTGATAATTGGCGCAAAATAGAGCGTGTTCAATCTTTTCTCAATGAAGCGCAGCTTACCAGAATTGCCGTTGCTGTTCGTATAGGCGCATTACGAACCCGGCCATTAGCAGCCGCAAGATTTAAAATACTTGTTCTCGATGATATGCTGATTAGCTTAGACTTATCTAATAGGATGGATATAGTTCGTATAATACTCAATAAAGAAGAAAAAGAGGATCTTA
This genomic window from Dysgonomonadaceae bacterium zrk40 contains:
- a CDS encoding Eco57I restriction-modification methylase domain-containing protein — its product is MDSIKFFSELPFIVALKSFFNDLKVPMNYVADEPTTAKDILKDTYKDNDTFQLINDVYFVGMVDDAAFDGNQSLDVEKIKSDYDGILIFGITLKERPNGLFPTRSQLAEISRAFNREFYYTPVVVVFKYNDHLAFANTERLKYKQEWREGEKAGKVSLLRDVSINQPHSGHLRILRELKVPTTGTKRIDSFAALYLYWQEVFSVNVLNKKFYLELSNWYFWAIKHVIFPGKPTMEEAIKKNANIDDLILEHKAINVIRMLTRLLFVWFIKEKKLIPEELFELEVLQKKILKDISPYHEYGLFTERSVEGIYYKAILQNLFFATLNCPIKADNIDKRSRGFRNQDQNYGVTFLMRHEQYFKDKDAFLELVNSKVPFLNGGLFECLDERGVGEKKDERTWIDGFSDNLPKDQKLVVPDYLFFGLEEETDLSDVIGINDKKYKRAAVKGLINILKSYKFTITENTPIEEDVALDPELLGKVFENLLASYNPETKTTARKQTGSFYTPREIVSYMVDESLIAYLKNAIKEWNGLDDNSLDKALRSLISFDSKDYLLNNPDLKKEIISKLNTCTILDPACGSGAFPMGILQKMVHILQKLDPDNDTWKEVQLERAYEESKAAFEIEDKHTREERLLEINEVFDQNVNDPDYARKLYLIENCIYGVDIQPIAIQIAKLRFFISLVVEQRVNPNKVNFGIRPLPNLETKFVSANTLIGIEKPSAQLSLYDTKEVRILESELKKVRSKLFGAKSKETKLKHRKRDEELRNAIANELEKSGWKSDTAKKLASWDPYNQNASSNFFDPEWMFDIKDGFDVIIGNPPYINANELKKRLGEYDYEFLKSGFVSAKGTIDIYILFFEFGLRNLSEIGHLIYITPNRYLSASYGEALRGLIHDQYSIISISDFSSVKVFEAASTYPIVSLIGNSKQRRPISIKEFNDKFEINKEWENQFSDLNLLPGKIWGFLLNSKIDIVKIMISKDQSLSSCGIINATSTAKEADEYHDLINEKKGLKLINTGTIDRFLPLWGKSTLTDKGSTFLKPYLDIDSRKISMARKKLYQSPKIIFAKIGLRTEAFFDQNGEFASINTNCIHSFKTEYHPKYITLWVNSLLYQFLFSCFFEGLKMAGGYLLYSAPNLKSTYIKKPSHAETNVAINLYDFQIWCLQNNNSINIDTIIDGYFFNLYFPDHMNEREINIIEFVEQDIVEVMQGREFDKMNNEEKEKVIEQLSGKWNHPDNGINNRIKLFAVRSPEILRPILEG